A single region of the Triticum dicoccoides isolate Atlit2015 ecotype Zavitan chromosome 2B, WEW_v2.0, whole genome shotgun sequence genome encodes:
- the LOC119362124 gene encoding zinc finger BED domain-containing protein RICESLEEPER 2-like isoform X2, which produces MDEDEDKDKDKDDEEYEEQNLFIVPPQPSADMSDDDTSEGYKESADELEGDTMSEESLVHVVSSEEEARERKKNKRRRANAPVRMSSDVWAHFHKVKEPSTEHPREIVLKAVCNYCPKKRYAYTQGGSTSTIGRHILKCEGLRNKIARNAIQTTLELRKTNGPASAPTMHPSIEYNQGIVKELIAKMICVHEYSFRMVEHEWFNILMKCMNPNYKPIGRKAIRAECMRVYKNEKEVLKSLLKGVSSICLTTDLWTSNQTLSYMCVVAHYIDENWNLQTRVLAFIELDPPHSGNVIADALYAVVLEWNIQTKIMSVTLDNASNNDGAVDALKAKFLFRRGKDFEGQYFHIRCCAHILNLVVQDGTAILDNLINSLRETVKYFKRSPSRLHAFVATCKSLGVKVGNHLHLDCKTRWSSTFKMISTARGYKEALTSHAGSNANYAWAPTNAEWDMYDLISPLLESLAEVTKAFSGSLYPTSNIFYPYIVGIKLAIKHAMASDSDHYKEMGEAMLEKFDKYWEEKNNAMVIATIFDPRYKMGYIEWAFGELYGEGSTRFRTEIKTVEKELAALYDKCVAQNKQAGNGESSSSSTNIPSIPVQAGYEAFLSSRSTRISKSELRNYLEDAVAPRDKALDLLGWWKENAPRYPMLAKIAKRFITIPATSVSSESTFSTTGRILDDYRSSLKPVMVEALVCGASYIKGAHVDLNLVPRDENEEDDVENIKLPTVVEEIND; this is translated from the exons atggatgaggatgaggacaaggacaaggacaaggacGATGAGGAATATGAGGAGCAAAATCTGTTTATAGTCCCACCACAACCGAGTGCTGATATGTCGGATGATGATACATCAGAAGGGTATAAGGAATCAGCTGATGAACTAGAAGGTGACACTATGTCCGAGGAATCACTTGTGCATGTTGTATCTAGTGAGGAGGAGGCAAGAGAAAGGAAAAAGaacaagaggcgaagagccaatgctCCTGTTAGGATGTCATCGGATGTTTGGGCCCATTTTCACAAGGTCAAAGAGCCATCGACGGAGCATCCGAGAGAGATTGTGTTGAAGGCTGTTTGTAATTATTGTCCCAAAAAGAGGTATGCGTATACGCAAGGTGGCAGCACCTCAACTATTGGAAGGCATATCTTAAAATGTGAAGGTTTAAGGAACAAGATCGCTAGgaatgccatccaaacaactcttgaaCTGCGCAAAACCAATGGTCCAGCAAGTGCTCCAACAATGCACCCCTCTATTGAGTACAACCAAGGAATCGTCAAGGAGCTTATTGCTAAGATGATATGTGTGCATGAGTATTCATTTAGAATGGTTGAACATGAGTGGTTCAACATTCTGATGAAGTGCATGAATCCAAATTATAAACCCATTGGAAGGAAGGCAATACGAGCCGAGTGCATGAGGGTTTACAAGAACGAAAAAGAGGTGCTGAAATCTCTCCTAAAGGGTGTGAGCTCCATATGTCTAACTACAGATTTGTGGACAAGCAACCAAACCTTATCTTACATGTGTGTGGTTGCACACTATATAGATGAGAATTGGAACTTACAAACCCGTGTGCTTGCTTTCATAGAGTTGGATCCTCCTCACTCTGGAAATGTCATTGCGGATGCTCTCTATGCGGTTGTGCTAGAATGGAATATTCAGACCAAAATTATGTCCGTCACACTTGACAACGCTTCAAACAATGATGGTGCGGTCGATGCTTTGAAGGCCAAGTTCTTGTTCCGGAGAG GTAAGGACTTCGAAGGCCAATATTTTCATATCCGTTGTTGTGCACACATCCTCAACTTGGTCGTGCAAGATGGGACAGCGATCTTAGATAATTTGATAAACAGCTTGAGAGAGACGGTGAAGTACTTCAAGAGGTCACCTTCTCGTCTCCATGCTTTTGTTGCCACTTGCAAAAGCTTGGGTGTCAAAGTTGGTAATCATTTACACTTGGATTGTAAAACAAGGTGGAGTTCAACCTTTAAGATGATTAGCACTGCCCGTGGATATAAGGAAGCCTTGACCTCTCATGCTGGTTCAAATGCCAACTATGCTTGGGCGCCGACAAACGCAGAGTGGGACATGTATGACCTTATCTCTCCATTACTTGAGAGTTTGGCTGAGGTGACAAAAGCATTTTCAGGAAGCTTATATCCCACTTCGAACATCTTCTACCCATACATTGTTGGTATCAAGCTTGCAATCAAACATGCAATGGCTAGTGACAGTGACCACTACAAGGAAATGGGTGAAGcaatgttggagaagtttgacaAATATTGGGAAGAAAAGAACAATGCCATGGTGATCGCAACCATCTTTGATCCTAG GTACAAGATGGGTTACATAGAGTGGGCCTTTGGAGAACTATATGGAGAAGGAAGTACGAGGTTTAGGACTGAGATCAAAACTGTGGAGAAAGAGTTGGCAGCCTTGTATGACAAATGTGTTGCTCAAAATAAGCAAGCTGGAAATggagaaagctcatcttcctctacAAACATTCCTAGTATCCCGGTTCAAGCTGGGTACGAGGCCTTCTTATCGTCCCGTTCAACAAGAATATCAAAGAGTGAGTTGAGGAACTACTTAGAGGATGCGGTTGCCCCTCGCGACAAGGCTCTTGATCTTCTTGGTTGGTGGAAAGAGAATGCTCCAAGGTACCCAATGTTGGCCAAGATAGCCAAGAGGTTCATTACTATCCCGGCTACCTCCGTGTCTTCGGAATCTACCTTCAGCACGACCGGAAGGATTTTAG ATGACTATAGGAGTTCGTTAAAACCGGTTATGGTGGAGGCATTAGTTTGTGGTGCAAGTTATATCAAGGGTGCTCATGTTGACTTGAATCTGGTG CCGAGGGATGAGAATGAAGAGGATGATGTTGAGAACATCAAGTTACCCACTGTGGTGGAGGAGATCAACGATTG A
- the LOC119362125 gene encoding disease resistance protein RGA5-like, translating to MVMEVVTGVMGRLLPKLVELVAGEYKLQKGVKEDIESLKKEMESIHIALKEVAEVPRDRLNPQFKKWADELRELSYDMEDVVDNFLLYVEGSDPAANSNKLKCLMEMMTGYFTKASGRHQIANDIKALKKLAEEVAARRARCQVGGVVVNPANKSKVDPRMLALYKDQQELVGIEAARIELTKRLALGDGDVSNQQLKIVSIVGPGGLGKTTLAKAVYDSLQTQYVHKAFVPVGRNPEVSKVLKDILLELRVRKSDVATLQGGRGPVRSGL from the coding sequence ATGGTGATGGAGGTGGTAACCGGTGTCATGGGAAGACTACTTCCCAAGCTGGTCGAGCTGGTCGCGGGTGAGTACAAGCTACAGAAGGGCGTCAAGGAAgacattgagtccctcaagaaagagATGGAGAGCATTCACATTGCCCTTAAAGAGGTGGCCGAGGTACCACGGGACCGGCTTAATCCGCAGTTCAAGAAATGGGCAGATGAACTGAGGGAGCTGTCGTACGACATGGAGGATGTCGTTGACAACTTTCTGCTGTACGTCGAGGGATCTGATCCAGCAGCCAACTCGAACAAGCTCAAATGCCTAATGGAGATGATGACCGGCTATTTCACCAAAGCCAGCGGCCGCCATCAGATCGCCAATGACATTAAGGCTCTCAAGAAACTTGCCGAAGAGGTGGCTGCCCGCCGTGCCAGATGCCAAGTCGGCGGTGTTGTTGTCAATCCAGCTAACAAATCCAAGGTTGACCCTCGTATGCTGGCTTTGTACAAGGACCAGCAAGAGCTCGTCGGCATTGAAGCCGCTCGGATTGAGCTAACCAAGAGGCTGGCACTTGGTGATGGGGATGTGTCAAATCAGCAGCTCAAGATAGTCTCTATTGTCGGACCTGGTGGACTCGGCAAGACAACTCTTGCCAAGGCAGTGTACGATAGTCTTCAAACGCAATATGTTCACAAAGCTTTTGTTCCGGTGGGTCGAAATCCTGAAGTGAGCAAAGTTCTCAAGGACATCCTCTTGGAACTGCGCGTGCGTAAGAGCGATGTAGCCACACTTCAGGGTGGAcgcggtccggtccggtccgggcTTTGA
- the LOC119362124 gene encoding zinc finger BED domain-containing protein RICESLEEPER 2-like isoform X1 — protein sequence MDEDEDKDKDKDDEEYEEQNLFIVPPQPSADMSDDDTSEGYKESADELEGDTMSEESLVHVVSSEEEARERKKNKRRRANAPVRMSSDVWAHFHKVKEPSTEHPREIVLKAVCNYCPKKRYAYTQGGSTSTIGRHILKCEGLRNKIARNAIQTTLELRKTNGPASAPTMHPSIEYNQGIVKELIAKMICVHEYSFRMVEHEWFNILMKCMNPNYKPIGRKAIRAECMRVYKNEKEVLKSLLKGVSSICLTTDLWTSNQTLSYMCVVAHYIDENWNLQTRVLAFIELDPPHSGNVIADALYAVVLEWNIQTKIMSVTLDNASNNDGAVDALKAKFLFRRGKDFEGQYFHIRCCAHILNLVVQDGTAILDNLINSLRETVKYFKRSPSRLHAFVATCKSLGVKVGNHLHLDCKTRWSSTFKMISTARGYKEALTSHAGSNANYAWAPTNAEWDMYDLISPLLESLAEVTKAFSGSLYPTSNIFYPYIVGIKLAIKHAMASDSDHYKEMGEAMLEKFDKYWEEKNNAMVIATIFDPSFDPRYKMGYIEWAFGELYGEGSTRFRTEIKTVEKELAALYDKCVAQNKQAGNGESSSSSTNIPSIPVQAGYEAFLSSRSTRISKSELRNYLEDAVAPRDKALDLLGWWKENAPRYPMLAKIAKRFITIPATSVSSESTFSTTGRILDDYRSSLKPVMVEALVCGASYIKGAHVDLNLVPRDENEEDDVENIKLPTVVEEIND from the exons atggatgaggatgaggacaaggacaaggacaaggacGATGAGGAATATGAGGAGCAAAATCTGTTTATAGTCCCACCACAACCGAGTGCTGATATGTCGGATGATGATACATCAGAAGGGTATAAGGAATCAGCTGATGAACTAGAAGGTGACACTATGTCCGAGGAATCACTTGTGCATGTTGTATCTAGTGAGGAGGAGGCAAGAGAAAGGAAAAAGaacaagaggcgaagagccaatgctCCTGTTAGGATGTCATCGGATGTTTGGGCCCATTTTCACAAGGTCAAAGAGCCATCGACGGAGCATCCGAGAGAGATTGTGTTGAAGGCTGTTTGTAATTATTGTCCCAAAAAGAGGTATGCGTATACGCAAGGTGGCAGCACCTCAACTATTGGAAGGCATATCTTAAAATGTGAAGGTTTAAGGAACAAGATCGCTAGgaatgccatccaaacaactcttgaaCTGCGCAAAACCAATGGTCCAGCAAGTGCTCCAACAATGCACCCCTCTATTGAGTACAACCAAGGAATCGTCAAGGAGCTTATTGCTAAGATGATATGTGTGCATGAGTATTCATTTAGAATGGTTGAACATGAGTGGTTCAACATTCTGATGAAGTGCATGAATCCAAATTATAAACCCATTGGAAGGAAGGCAATACGAGCCGAGTGCATGAGGGTTTACAAGAACGAAAAAGAGGTGCTGAAATCTCTCCTAAAGGGTGTGAGCTCCATATGTCTAACTACAGATTTGTGGACAAGCAACCAAACCTTATCTTACATGTGTGTGGTTGCACACTATATAGATGAGAATTGGAACTTACAAACCCGTGTGCTTGCTTTCATAGAGTTGGATCCTCCTCACTCTGGAAATGTCATTGCGGATGCTCTCTATGCGGTTGTGCTAGAATGGAATATTCAGACCAAAATTATGTCCGTCACACTTGACAACGCTTCAAACAATGATGGTGCGGTCGATGCTTTGAAGGCCAAGTTCTTGTTCCGGAGAG GTAAGGACTTCGAAGGCCAATATTTTCATATCCGTTGTTGTGCACACATCCTCAACTTGGTCGTGCAAGATGGGACAGCGATCTTAGATAATTTGATAAACAGCTTGAGAGAGACGGTGAAGTACTTCAAGAGGTCACCTTCTCGTCTCCATGCTTTTGTTGCCACTTGCAAAAGCTTGGGTGTCAAAGTTGGTAATCATTTACACTTGGATTGTAAAACAAGGTGGAGTTCAACCTTTAAGATGATTAGCACTGCCCGTGGATATAAGGAAGCCTTGACCTCTCATGCTGGTTCAAATGCCAACTATGCTTGGGCGCCGACAAACGCAGAGTGGGACATGTATGACCTTATCTCTCCATTACTTGAGAGTTTGGCTGAGGTGACAAAAGCATTTTCAGGAAGCTTATATCCCACTTCGAACATCTTCTACCCATACATTGTTGGTATCAAGCTTGCAATCAAACATGCAATGGCTAGTGACAGTGACCACTACAAGGAAATGGGTGAAGcaatgttggagaagtttgacaAATATTGGGAAGAAAAGAACAATGCCATGGTGATCGCAACCATCTTTGATCCTAG CTTTGATCCTAGGTACAAGATGGGTTACATAGAGTGGGCCTTTGGAGAACTATATGGAGAAGGAAGTACGAGGTTTAGGACTGAGATCAAAACTGTGGAGAAAGAGTTGGCAGCCTTGTATGACAAATGTGTTGCTCAAAATAAGCAAGCTGGAAATggagaaagctcatcttcctctacAAACATTCCTAGTATCCCGGTTCAAGCTGGGTACGAGGCCTTCTTATCGTCCCGTTCAACAAGAATATCAAAGAGTGAGTTGAGGAACTACTTAGAGGATGCGGTTGCCCCTCGCGACAAGGCTCTTGATCTTCTTGGTTGGTGGAAAGAGAATGCTCCAAGGTACCCAATGTTGGCCAAGATAGCCAAGAGGTTCATTACTATCCCGGCTACCTCCGTGTCTTCGGAATCTACCTTCAGCACGACCGGAAGGATTTTAG ATGACTATAGGAGTTCGTTAAAACCGGTTATGGTGGAGGCATTAGTTTGTGGTGCAAGTTATATCAAGGGTGCTCATGTTGACTTGAATCTGGTG CCGAGGGATGAGAATGAAGAGGATGATGTTGAGAACATCAAGTTACCCACTGTGGTGGAGGAGATCAACGATTG A